The sequence GCAGCCCGCTCGGTGGGTCAGCGCTGTCGTGAGGCGCTTCGAGCCCTCTGGTGAATCCTGGCAGGTGGGTTCTGCCTACACCGATGCGCTTGGTGTGTATCGAGTGGGCGATCTCGAGCCAGGCACATATGTGGTGGGATTCGAACCCCGCGAGCCCGTCGACGCCGGGCTGTGGTGGGGCGGAGCACAGAAGCGCGCGAACGCGCAGCGCTTCGAGGTCGCCGAGGGCGAGAACGTCACCGCCATCGATGCCGAGCTGCCTCACGGCGGGTCGCTCTCAGGAGTGGTGACGTCAGACGCGGGGGTGCCGCTCGCCGGCGTTCGGATTATCGCCTCCGGCGCGGAAGGGATCGTTCAATCCCGGATCACCGATCGCGAGGTCACGACGGACGCGATGGGGAGGTATCGGATCGGTGGTCTCATGACCGGCGAGTACACGTTGACCTATCGACCACCCTACGAGGCGTGCCACCTGCAGCAATGGTGGCCCGATGCCCGCGATGAGTCAACCGCGCAGAGGATCCCAGTCTCCGTCGGTGCCGAGGTGGCGGGGCGTGACGCTCAGCTATCGCCCGGCGCCACAGTTTCCGGCGTGGTGTCCAACGACGCGCAAGCAAAGGTGCAGCTCTACGAGGCGGATGGGTATCGGTATCCGTACGGCCCGGCGAAGCACCCCGAGCCTGATGGCTCGTATGAAATCTGTGTCACGCATTCTGGCAAGTACACCGTCAACTTCGCCCCTTCCGACTCGGCATATCGTGCGGAGTGGTGGGACGACAAGGAGACCCGGGATGCCGCCGACACGCTCGAGATCGAGATGGGCGAAGCGATCTCAGGAATCGACGCGACCTTCACGACCGGAGCGACGATCGCGGGCAGGGTGACCGCCGGCGCCGGAGGGCCCGCGATGGCAGACGTCGACGTCAGACTCCATCGTGAGGTAGACGGCCGGTTGTCCGTCGCCGGCCGTTTCACAACCGATGCGAGCGGGGAGTACGCGTTCACGAAGGTCGAATCGGGCACCTACTCCGTCCAATTCGAAGCACCAGACGCCAGTGCCTATGTCGATCAATGGCTGGGCGGATCAGCCGACGAGGTCTCGGCGAAGAGGATCACCGTAGCGAGAGATGCCCTGATCGGAGGGTTGGACGCGCCACTCGAAGTCGGCGCCTCGCTCGTCGGAACCGTGGTCGACTCGGCGGGTCGGCCGGTGGCGGGTGCACAGATCTCTTCGAGCGTCGCCGATGGCGACGCCTCGGCCAGAAAGCTGGTCACCACCAACAGTGTTGGAGCGTACGAGCTGCATGGTCTTCCAGCAGGGGAGTACACGCTCTGGATCAACGCGACAGGATACTTCAGCGACGTGCGCACCCCGCTCGAGCTTGCGACCGGTGCCCACCTCTCGGTCGGCGCGGTCGTGCTCACGCGGATGGCGACGCTGAGCGGCACGCTCAAGGCTGACGGCGGCTTCGATGTCGACGGGCAGGTCCTGGTGGAGCTGTACCGGTTCGAAGCCGGTGAGTATCGATTCGTCGTCTCCGAGTCCACACGATTGCGCCCGTTCTACGAGCCGGGAACGTACACCATCGGTCAATTGCGGCCCGGGAAGTACAAGCTCGCGTTCGGTCACGGTTGGAGCGGATATGCGACCGAATGGTGGTCCGACCAGCCGGATCTGGCCTCAGCCACGGTGTTCGAGTTGGCCGAGGGAGAAACCCGGTCGGGCTTCGACGCTGAACTCGCCGGTGGCCGGGTTCGCCTGTCCGATGTGAGGGTGGAGGGCGTTCCAGCGGTCGGTCATGAGCTCACCGCCACGGGATCGTCGTCGACCGCGGGCGCGACGTTGACCTACCAATGGTCGATGAACGGCACGCCGATCGCCGGTGCGACGGAACGAACGCTGCGTCTGACGCCGGCACACCTCGGCGCTCGGGTGTCCGTCACGGTGTCGGCCGGAGCGACCGGTCACATCTCCGTGTCGGCGTCCGCCGGGCCAGCCGCGATGGTCGGCGCCGGCACGATTCCACTGGAGGAACCGACGATCTCCGGCGAGGCCAAAGTCGGCCGAACGCTGACGGCGCACATCGCATCGACACTGGAGACCGCACATTTCGGTTTTCAGTGGTTCGTCGGAGATGCCCCGGTCGCGGGTGCGACCGATTCCACGTTCGTCCCGGGCGCCGACCACGTCGGGCAGCACGTCTCGGTCCGGATCACGGCGTCGGCCCCCGCGTTCACCACCGTGGAACGCTCCTCCGCCCCGACCGCACCGATCCTGCCGTCGTCCGTCAAGGTCGAGCGGATCGCAGGCGTGGACCGGTACGGTACCTCGGCACAGCTGTCGAAATCGGTGTTCTCCCCAGGCGTTCCCGTCGCGTATGTGGCGAGTGGTGCGAAGTTCCCGGACGCGCTGGCCGCAGGACCCGTCGCGTACCGCAACGGTGGCCCGGTGCTGCTGACCGCCCCCGACCAGTTGCCCACCGCCGTGGCCGAGGAGCTCGCGCGCCTCCGCCCGGGAAAGATCGTCGTGCTGGGCAGCGAGGAAACGGTCAGCGGATCCGTCGAGGCGGAACTGAGGAGGTTCACTCCCGGCACGGTGCAGCGCATCGCGGGGGTTGACCGATTCGCGACGGCCGTCGAACTGTCGAAGTCTTCGACGCACTTCGGCACGCCCGTGGTGTATCTGGCGAACGGCCTCAACTTCCCGGACGCGCTGGCGGCGGGACCGACGGCGAACGTCCGCAACGGGGTGATCCTGCTCACCATTCCCGATCGTCTACCCGACGTGGTGGCCGCCGAGCTCACGCGTCTCCGCCCGGAAACGATCGTCGTGCTGGGCGGTGAGACCAATGTGAGCACGGCGATCGAGGCGGAGCTCAGGTCGATCACGTCGGCGAGCGTGGTGCGCGTGGCCGGTGTGGACCGGTTCGAGACCGCGGTGCAGCTCTCCGAGTCCACGTTCAGTCCGGGAGCCGACATCGCCTACGTCGCGAGCGGAATGAACTTCCCCGACGCACTCTCCGCCAACGCCGCAGCCGGGGGGCGGCCTGTGCTCTTGACGATTCCGGACCGGCTCCCCGACGTGGTCGTCGAGGAGCTGACCCGATTGCGACCGGCCAAGATCGTCGTGCTCGGCGGCGACACGACGGTGAGCACACAGGTCGCCGCCGAACTCGCTCGCATCGGCGCTGAGGACGGATAGACCGACCCCCGGTCTCAGTCGCGCCTCATTCTCCGGTCGGGTGCGCCCGCGCCCGGTCGATGACCCACGCGTAGGCGAACGCGCGCTCGCGCCACGCGGCGTACCGGCCCGAGACGCCGCCGTGGCCCGCGGCCATCTCGATCTTGAGCAGCGGGTCCGCGCCGGCGTCGCGCAGTCGCGCGACCCACTTCGCGGGCTCGACGTACAGCACGCGGGTGTCGTTGAGGCTTGTGACGGCGAGGATCGGCGGGTAGTGCGAACCCCCGTCGTGGTTGCCGTGCACGTTCTCGTACGGCGAGTACCCCTTCATGTACGCGTACACCTCGGGGTCGTCGACCGGGTTGCCCCACTCGTCCCACTCGATGACCGTGAGCGGCAGCGAGGGGTCGAGGATGGACGTGAGCGGGTCGACGAACGGCACCTCGGCGAGGATGCCCGAGAAGTGGCGCGGCGCGAGGTTCGCGACGGCGCCCATGAGCAGTCCGCCCGCGCTCCCGCCCTGCGCGACGAGCCGGTCGGAGGCGGTGACCTCCTCATCGATCAGGTGCCGGGCGACCGCGACGAAGTCGGTGAACGTGTTGCGCTTCGCGAGTTTCTTCCCGTCCTCGTACCACAGCCGGCCCATCTCGCCGCCGCCGCGCACGTGTGCGACCGCGAAGATCATGCCGCGGTCGAGCAGGCTCAGCCGAGGGATCGAGAACGACGGGTCGATGGAGTGCTCGTACGAGCCGTAGCCGTACAGCAGCGTCGGGGCCGGCGTGCCGTACTGCACGAGGTCCTCGCGGTAGACGAGGGAGATCGGGATGCGGCGCCCGTCGTCGGCGACGGCCCATTCGCGTCGCTGGGTGTAGCGGGTCGCGTCGTACTCGCCGAGCACCGGCTGCTGCTTGCGGAGGCGCCGCTCGCCGGTCTCGACGACGAGGTCCATGACCTTCGTCGGCGTGACGAAGCTCGTGCCGAGGACCCGCAAGGTCGGCTGGTTCCAGTCCGGGTTGCCGCTCACGCCGATCGAGTACAGCGTCTCGTCGGTCTCGAGCTCGTGCAGGGTGTCGTCGGGCGTCGCGTCGTCGGGGAGTCCCTGCGGCGGCACCTTCGCGATCGCGACGCGCGGCAGCCCGTCGCGGCGGTACTCGACGGCGACGAAGTCGCGGAAGGCGTCGACGCCTTCGAGCCGGACCGCGGGATTGTGCGGCAGCAGCATGCGACGTGCGCCCTGCGGGTCGTCGGCCGCGACGCTCACAAGCTCGAAGTTGACCGCGCCGTCGTTGTGCACGATGAGCAGGCGATCCTTGCCACCCGCGATGACGTGCTCCACGTCGTACTCGACGCCCTCCTTCCGCGGCCAGACCACGCGGAACTCGCCGGCCGGGTCCGCCGTGTCGAGCAGCCAGGTCTCGCTCGTCACGTTCGACCCGGCCTCGATCACGAGATAGCGGCGGCTGCGTGTGAGCCCGACCCCGAGCCAGAACCGCTCATCGGGCTCGGTGAACACACGGACGTCGGCGTCTCGCGAGGTGCCGATCTCGTGCCGCCAGATCGTGTCGGGTCGCCACGCGTCGTCGACGGTCGCGTAGAACACGTAGCGCCCGCTCGCGTCGAAGACCGCGCCGGCCGCGGTGCCCTCGAGCACGTCGTCGATCTCGCGGTCCGAGCCGTCGATCGCACGGAACCGCACGGTGTACCGCTCATCGCCCTCGACGTCGACGCCGTAGAGCATGACCGACCCGTCGCCCGTCACGTCGAAGCTGCCCAGCGCGAAGAACTCGTGCCCCTCGGCCTCGCGGTTCTCGTCGAGCAGCACCCGCTCGCCGGGCAGCGCCTCGTACGAGGCATCCGTCAGCTCGTCGCCCGTCGTCTCGGGCAGCACCGGCGGCTCCCAGTCCTCCCCGGCGGGCACGCGGCAGTGGATGCCGTACTGCAGCCCCTCGACGGTGCGCGTGAAGTACCACCAGGCGCCCTCCCGCGTCGGAACCGACAGGTCCGTCTCCTTCGTGCGTCGGGTGATCTCCTCGAACACCTGCTCGGTGAGCAGGCTCAGGTGGTCGGTGCGGGCCTTCGTGTACGCGTTCTCGGCGTGCAGGTGCGCGAGCACGGCCGGATCGTCTTTGACGCGCAGCCATTCGTACTCGTCGACCACCACGTCGCCGTGGTGCTTGCGCTGGATCGGTCGTTTCGGGGTCACAGGCGGAGTGAGCACGTCTCCACGCTACCCCGGCAGGCCGGCGGGGCCGCCCGGTCAGGGCCCCTCGACGACCTGCCACTGCGCATCGCCGAGCGGCACGAGCTGTCCCTCGACGCGCTCGCCGTCGCGGGTCGCGGCGAAGTCGATGGCACCTGGCGTGCCGCCCACGATGCCCTCGCCGCCCGAGAACGTCGGCCCTTCGTACCCGAGCTCGACGAGCGCGTCGAGGCGCTGGCCCTGATCCCAGGTCCCGGAGAGGAACCCCAGCATGGCCGCCGCGGCGAGCGGGCCCGCGACGACGAGCACGTAGCCGATCTCGCGCACCCATCGGCGCTCGCGTCCTGCGATCGCGAGCACCGCGCCGAGCACGAGCACG is a genomic window of Agromyces protaetiae containing:
- a CDS encoding cell wall-binding repeat-containing protein encodes the protein MSLRPPRLSPLLAANRAPLVALVTVALMMFGVTPSFAGSEPSHAERPSQIGLSGAVIHSEPVVGPVEGLASIAGVVRGLNGTPLQGVRVSLQNHGTGAAQVRDVFTDEHGAYRREGLLPGTYGLGFRWHGSEYLSGWQPVGWEGGPIALGLGETRSNVDARMTAAGSIAGVVTGSDGQPARWVSAVVRRFEPSGESWQVGSAYTDALGVYRVGDLEPGTYVVGFEPREPVDAGLWWGGAQKRANAQRFEVAEGENVTAIDAELPHGGSLSGVVTSDAGVPLAGVRIIASGAEGIVQSRITDREVTTDAMGRYRIGGLMTGEYTLTYRPPYEACHLQQWWPDARDESTAQRIPVSVGAEVAGRDAQLSPGATVSGVVSNDAQAKVQLYEADGYRYPYGPAKHPEPDGSYEICVTHSGKYTVNFAPSDSAYRAEWWDDKETRDAADTLEIEMGEAISGIDATFTTGATIAGRVTAGAGGPAMADVDVRLHREVDGRLSVAGRFTTDASGEYAFTKVESGTYSVQFEAPDASAYVDQWLGGSADEVSAKRITVARDALIGGLDAPLEVGASLVGTVVDSAGRPVAGAQISSSVADGDASARKLVTTNSVGAYELHGLPAGEYTLWINATGYFSDVRTPLELATGAHLSVGAVVLTRMATLSGTLKADGGFDVDGQVLVELYRFEAGEYRFVVSESTRLRPFYEPGTYTIGQLRPGKYKLAFGHGWSGYATEWWSDQPDLASATVFELAEGETRSGFDAELAGGRVRLSDVRVEGVPAVGHELTATGSSSTAGATLTYQWSMNGTPIAGATERTLRLTPAHLGARVSVTVSAGATGHISVSASAGPAAMVGAGTIPLEEPTISGEAKVGRTLTAHIASTLETAHFGFQWFVGDAPVAGATDSTFVPGADHVGQHVSVRITASAPAFTTVERSSAPTAPILPSSVKVERIAGVDRYGTSAQLSKSVFSPGVPVAYVASGAKFPDALAAGPVAYRNGGPVLLTAPDQLPTAVAEELARLRPGKIVVLGSEETVSGSVEAELRRFTPGTVQRIAGVDRFATAVELSKSSTHFGTPVVYLANGLNFPDALAAGPTANVRNGVILLTIPDRLPDVVAAELTRLRPETIVVLGGETNVSTAIEAELRSITSASVVRVAGVDRFETAVQLSESTFSPGADIAYVASGMNFPDALSANAAAGGRPVLLTIPDRLPDVVVEELTRLRPAKIVVLGGDTTVSTQVAAELARIGAEDG
- a CDS encoding S9 family peptidase translates to MLTPPVTPKRPIQRKHHGDVVVDEYEWLRVKDDPAVLAHLHAENAYTKARTDHLSLLTEQVFEEITRRTKETDLSVPTREGAWWYFTRTVEGLQYGIHCRVPAGEDWEPPVLPETTGDELTDASYEALPGERVLLDENREAEGHEFFALGSFDVTGDGSVMLYGVDVEGDERYTVRFRAIDGSDREIDDVLEGTAAGAVFDASGRYVFYATVDDAWRPDTIWRHEIGTSRDADVRVFTEPDERFWLGVGLTRSRRYLVIEAGSNVTSETWLLDTADPAGEFRVVWPRKEGVEYDVEHVIAGGKDRLLIVHNDGAVNFELVSVAADDPQGARRMLLPHNPAVRLEGVDAFRDFVAVEYRRDGLPRVAIAKVPPQGLPDDATPDDTLHELETDETLYSIGVSGNPDWNQPTLRVLGTSFVTPTKVMDLVVETGERRLRKQQPVLGEYDATRYTQRREWAVADDGRRIPISLVYREDLVQYGTPAPTLLYGYGSYEHSIDPSFSIPRLSLLDRGMIFAVAHVRGGGEMGRLWYEDGKKLAKRNTFTDFVAVARHLIDEEVTASDRLVAQGGSAGGLLMGAVANLAPRHFSGILAEVPFVDPLTSILDPSLPLTVIEWDEWGNPVDDPEVYAYMKGYSPYENVHGNHDGGSHYPPILAVTSLNDTRVLYVEPAKWVARLRDAGADPLLKIEMAAGHGGVSGRYAAWRERAFAYAWVIDRARAHPTGE